The proteins below come from a single Aspergillus oryzae RIB40 DNA, chromosome 5 genomic window:
- a CDS encoding putative chitin biosynthesis protein (Chs5) (low-complexity) codes for MLVSLTVGKVDAGVAVLLTQDNRLIEFPSVLLPNNITSGSIVDITVARNHSAEEASATGFQSLQKRILSTYGVKTPSPPILRLRNATQTSLVLEWDPIDLATASLKSLSLYRNGSKAGSIPRPLETRSTKISGLAIHTEYTFHLVLRTTAGTYQSEKLTCRTHKMTDLSGITVTAGVLPEQQKEALGAALDRIGGKLIDTVRIDTTHFVCTEGKGPLWEKAVEMNIPVVTPEWVDACEAEGTIVSVRGYYLNADPKARQLGPIHASTQHQRTMSTMTANTQNHIQSQSQSQSRLSLQPQPTRERQESIAEPPITPFPGAGMSGQPRAEDSEGPSDDEDEQPPPPPPKDESEAAASPEPTPNGHAEQNGDADAAETAGSSEKEDKADNEEKEEDAQEKVEETKEESSGDEVKKGKGKEGEGDFNEVPL; via the exons ATGCTGGTCTCCTTGACAGTGGGCAAGGTAGACGCTGGAGTCGCCGTCCTCTTGACACAGGATAACCGACTG ATCGAGTTTCCCTCCGTTCTCCTCCCTAACAACATCACATCCGGCAGCATCGTCGACATCACCGTAGCGCGCAATCActccgccgaagaagccagcgCCACCGGATTCCAAAGTCTTCAGAAACGCATCCTCAGCACATACGGCGTCAAAACGCCCTCCCCGCCGATACTGCGACTCCGCAACGCAACCCAGACTTCGCTAGTACTGGAGTGGGATCCGATCGACCTGGCCACAGCATCTCTGAAATCCCTCTCACTCTATCGCAATGGCTCCAAAGCCGGATCCATCCCGCGACCCCTCGAGACACGCTCCACCAAGATCAGCGGACTGGCAATCCACACCGAATACACCTTCCACTTGGTCCTGCGCACAACCGCCGGCACATACCAGTCAGAGAAGCTGACATGTCGGACGCACAAGATGACCGATCTCTCCGGTATCACGGTTACGGCGGGTGTTCTGCCGGAacagcagaaggaggcaCTTGGTGCTGCGCTGGATCGCATCGGCGGCAAGCTGATCGATACAGTCCGCATCGATACGACTCACTTCGTGTGCACGGAAGGGAAAGGCCCGCTGtgggagaaggctgttgagatGAATATCCCCGTCGTGACGCCGGAATGGGTCGATGCGTGTGAAGCTGAGGGCACTATCGTGAGTGTCCGTGGCTACTATCTAAATGCCGACCCCAAGGCCAGACAGCTGGGTCCTATTCATGCGTCAACACAACATCAGCGTACCATGTCTACCATGACTGCCAACACACAGAATCATATCCAGTCTCAGTCCCAGTCCCAGTCGAGACTGAGTCTCCAGCCTCAGCCGACACGAGAGAGACAGGAGTCTATCGCTGAGCCACCAATTACTCCGTTCCCTGGCGCCGGCATGAGCGGTCAACCGAGAGCTGAGGACTCGGAAGGACCttcggatgatgaagatgaacagcctccgccgcctcctcccaaggATGAGAGCGAGGCTGCAGCGTCCCCGGAGCCGACCCCTAACGGCCATGCCGAGCAAAATGGGGATGCCGATGCCGCGGAAACAGCAGGTTCATCTGAGAAAGAGGATAAGGCTgataatgaagagaaggaagaggatgcaCAAGAGAAGgtagaagaaacaaaagaagagtCATCAGGTgatgaggtgaagaagggcaagggaaaagaaggcgaagggGACTTCAATGAAGTCCCTCTTTAA